GCGGCTGTTCGCGCCCGCCTACGTCATGGATATCCGCGGCATCAGCGAACTGGAAGGCATCCGGGTGCGCGCCGGGGAGGGCGTGGAGATCGGGGCGCTAACCACGCTGACCGCCATCGAGGACTCGAGCTTCCTCCACCGCAACTACCCGGTGCTGCACGAGGCGGCGAAGACCGTGGCCTCGCCCATCCTCAGGAACATGGGCACGATCGGCGGGAACATATGCCTGGACACGCGCTGCCTCTGGTACAACCAGTCGCTCACCTGGCGGCAGTCCTGCGGCTTCTGCATCAAGAAGGATGGCGACCTCTGCCACGTGGCCCCGGGCGGGTCGAAGTGCTGGGCCGCGTTCTCAGGTGACACGCCGCCGGCGCTGCTCTGCCTGGGCGCGGAGATCGAGATTGCCGGCCCGGACGGCACGCGCCGCGTGCCGCTGGCGGACTTCTACACCAACGACGGCGTCGCACGCATGAAGCTGGATAAGAATGAGATGCTGACGCGCGTCTTCCTGCCGGAATCTGCTGCGGGCTATCGCGGCGTCTATCAGAAGCTGCGCATGCGCGGCTCCATT
This region of Terriglobales bacterium genomic DNA includes:
- a CDS encoding FAD binding domain-containing protein, which translates into the protein MSLPNFKLLRPRTMEDALRFLHRFGNELQIVAGGTDLIPSLRQRLFAPAYVMDIRGISELEGIRVRAGEGVEIGALTTLTAIEDSSFLHRNYPVLHEAAKTVASPILRNMGTIGGNICLDTRCLWYNQSLTWRQSCGFCIKKDGDLCHVAPGGSKCWAAFSGDTPPALLCLGAEIEIAGPDGTRRVPLADFYTNDGVARMKLDKNEMLTRVFLPESAAGYRGVYQKLRMRGSIDYPLAGVAVVVKKNGRIEDAKVALTAVNPAPLLILGAGHALIGKSTSDELEHAATVVGELAASTAKPLTTSALTPEYRREMIRVFTRRAVLAAVGS